A section of the Tamandua tetradactyla isolate mTamTet1 chromosome 4, mTamTet1.pri, whole genome shotgun sequence genome encodes:
- the SUPT20H gene encoding transcription factor SPT20 homolog isoform X5, protein MIQQQALELALDRAEYVIESARQRPPKRKYLPSGRKSIFQKLYDLYIEECEKEPEVKQKLRRNVNLLEKLVMQETLSCLVVNLYPGNEGYSLMLRGKNGSDSETIRLPYEEGELLEYLDAEELPPILVDLLEKSQVNIFHCGCVIAEVRDYRQSSNMKSPGYQSRHILLRPTMQTLICDVHSITSDNHKWTQEDKLLLESQLILATAEPLCLDPSVAVTCTANRLLYNKQKMNTRPMKRCFKRYSRSSLNRQQDLSHCPPPPQLRLLDFLQKRKERKAGQHYDLKISKAGNCVDMWKQSPCNLAIPSEVDVEKYAKVEKSIKSDDSQPTVWPAHDVKDDYVFESETGNQYQKTKLTIMQSLGDPLYYGKIQPCRKEEESDSQASASHFSTDDHSNWFIIGSKTDAERVVSQYQELVQNEAKCAVKMSHSSSGSASLNQLSPGKETEQPENVSVQSSVLGKGVKHRPPPIKLPSSSGSSSSGNYFTPQQASSFLKSPTPPPTSKPPSLSRKSSVDLSQVGMLSPAALSPASSSQRSGTPKPSTPTPTPSSTPHPPDAQSSTPSAPSATPTPHDSGFTPQPTLLTQFAQQQRSLSQAVPVTTIPLSTMATSTPAGTTATQGTANSAGLNFINVVGSVCGAQALMSGSNPMLGCTPGAITPAGINLSGLLPSGGLLPSTLPGAMQAPSQAGVPFGLKNTSNLRPLNLLQLPGGSLIFNTLQQQQQQQQQQQLTQFTPQQPPQQPTTSSPQQPGEQGSEQGSTSHEQAAAVINLTGVGNFMQSQAAAVAILAASNGYGSSSSTNSSATSSSAYRQPVKK, encoded by the exons CAACAAGCTTTGGAGCTGGCTCTGGATCGTGCAGAG tatgtcATTGAAAGTGCCCGACAGAGACCTCCCAAAAGAAAATACTTACCTAGTGGAAG aaaatctaTATTTCAAAAACTTTATGACTTATATATTGAAGAATGTGAAAAAGAACCTGAAGTTAAG cagaaattaaGAAGAAATGTGAACTTGTTAGAGAAGCTTGTTATGCAAGAGACATTGTCATGTTTAGTGGTCAACCTGTACCCAGGAAATGAGGGATATTCTCTGATGCTCAGGGGAAAAAATGGATCAG attCTGAGACAATTCGACTGCCTTATGAAGAAGGAGAGTTGCTTGAATACTTGGATGCAGAAGAATTACCTCCTATTTTGGTTGATCTCTTGGAAAAATCTCAG GTTAATATTTTTCATTGCGGCTGTGTCATAGCAGAAGTACGTGACTACAGGCAGTCTAGTAATATGAAATCTCCTGGTTACCAAAGTAGACATATTCTTTTACGTCCAACAATGCAG acTTTAATCTGTGATGTACATTCAATAACAAGTGATAACCATAAATGGACCCAg GAAGACAAACTATTGCTTGAGAGCCAACTGATCTTAGCTACAGCTGAACCACTGTGTCTGGACCCTTCTGTAGCAGTGACCTGCACTGCAAACAGGCTGCTGTATAATAAGCAGAAGATGAACACGCGCCCCATGAAACG GTGTTTCAAGAGATATTCTAGGTCCTCTCTGAATCGACAGCAGGATCTCTCTCATTGTCCACCTCCTCCTCAGCTAAGATTACTCGATTtcctacaaaaaaggaaagaaagaaaagcaggtcagcattatgacCTCAAAATTTCTAAAGCAGGAAAT tGTGTAGATATGTGGAAACAGAGTCCCTGTAACTTGGCTATCCCTTCTGAAGTGGAT GTGGAGAAATATGCTAAAGTGGAAAAGTCTATCAAATCTGATGACTCACAACCAACAGTCTGGCCCGCCCAT gatgtgAAAGATGATTATGTATTTGAAAGTGAAACTGGTAATCAGTATCAGAAAACAAAGCTGACCATCATGCAATCACTTGGTGACCCTCTGTACTATGGTAAAATACAGCCAtgcagaaaagaggaagaaagtgaCAGCCAGGCATCTGCGTCCCA CTTCTCCACAGATGACCATTCAAATTG gttcATTATTGGATCAAAGACTGATGCTGAGag GGTAGTCAGTCAGTATCAGGAGTTGGTCCAGAACGAAGCCAAATGTGCAGTCAAGATGTCACACAGCTCCAGTGGCTCAGCCAGTCTGAATCAGCTTTCTCCAGGGAAAGAAACTGAA CAGCCTGAGAATGTGTCAGTTCAGTCTTCGGTATTGGGGAAGGGAGTAAAACATCGACCACCACCAATCAAACTTCCCTCAAGCTCAGGAAGTAGTTCCTCAG GTAACTATTTTACTCCACAACAGGCAAGCAGCTTTCTTAAATCTCCAACTCCTCCTCCTACTTCTAAGCCCCCAAGTCTTTCTCGGAAGTCATCTGTGGATCTCAGTCAAGTCGGCATGCTTTCTCCAGCTGCCCTATCACCTGCCAGCTCATCACAAA GATCTGGAACTCCTAAGCCATCTACTCCTACACCAACCCCTTCATCGACCCCACACCCTCCTGACGCTCAGAGCTCAACTCCTAGTGCCCCTTCTGCCACCCCTACTCCCCACGATTCAGGCTTCACCCCTCAGCCCACTCTGTTAACTCAGTTTGCTCAGCAGCAAAGGTCTCTGAGCCAGGCAGTGCCTGTAACGACCATTCCTCTTTCCACCATGGCGACATCCACACCTGCAGGAACCACAGCCACCCAGGGCACGGCAAACTCTGCTGGACTTAACTTCATCAATGTAGTGGGCTCTGTTTG TGGAGCCCAGGCTTTGATGAGTGGTTCAAACCCCATGCTGGGCTGTACCCCTGGTGCCATAACTCCTGCAGGAATTAATCTGAGTGGACTTCTTCCCTCAGGAGGTCTGCTCCCAAGTACACTGCCAGGTGCAATGCAGGCACCTTCTCAAGCAG GTGTTCCATTTGgtttaaaaaatacttcaaatcTCAGGCCCTTAAATCTACTGCAG CTTCCCGGAGGTTCACTCATTTTTAACactctgcagcagcagcagcagcagcagcagcagcagcagctcactCAGTTTACTCCCCAACAACCACCTCAGCAACCAACGACTTCTAGTCCTCAACAGCCAGGGGAGCAG GGTTCTGAACAAGGTTCAACCAGCCACGAACAGGCTGCTGCTGTAATTAACCTCACTGGAGTAGGGAATTTCATGCAGTCCCAGGCAGCTG CAGTTGCGATTCTTGCAGCATCAAATGGCtatggcagcagcagcagcacaaaCAGCTCAGCTACATCGTCATCGGCATACAGGCAGCCAgtcaaaaagtaa
- the SUPT20H gene encoding transcription factor SPT20 homolog isoform X1 — MIQQQALELALDRAEYVIESARQRPPKRKYLPSGRKSIFQKLYDLYIEECEKEPEVKQKLRRNVNLLEKLVMQETLSCLVVNLYPGNEGYSLMLRGKNGSDSETIRLPYEEGELLEYLDAEELPPILVDLLEKSQVNIFHCGCVIAEVRDYRQSSNMKSPGYQSRHILLRPTMQTLICDVHSITSDNHKWTQEDKLLLESQLILATAEPLCLDPSVAVTCTANRLLYNKQKMNTRPMKRCFKRYSRSSLNRQQDLSHCPPPPQLRLLDFLQKRKERKAGQHYDLKISKAGNCVDMWKQSPCNLAIPSEVDVEKYAKVEKSIKSDDSQPTVWPAHDVKDDYVFESETGNQYQKTKLTIMQSLGDPLYYGKIQPCRKEEESDSQASASHFSTDDHSNWFIIGSKTDAERVVSQYQELVQNEAKCAVKMSHSSSGSASLNQLSPGKETEQPENVSVQSSVLGKGVKHRPPPIKLPSSSGSSSSGNYFTPQQASSFLKSPTPPPTSKPPSLSRKSSVDLSQVGMLSPAALSPASSSQRSGTPKPSTPTPTPSSTPHPPDAQSSTPSAPSATPTPHDSGFTPQPTLLTQFAQQQRSLSQAVPVTTIPLSTMATSTPAGTTATQGTANSAGLNFINVVGSVCGAQALMSGSNPMLGCTPGAITPAGINLSGLLPSGGLLPSTLPGAMQAPSQAGVPFGLKNTSNLRPLNLLQLPGGSLIFNTLQQQQQQQQQQQLTQFTPQQPPQQPTTSSPQQPGEQGSEQGSTSHEQAAAVINLTGVGNFMQSQAAVLSQLGSAENRPEQSLPQQRLQLSSAFQQQQQQIQQLRFLQHQMAMAAAAAQTAQLHRHRHTGSQSKSKMKRGTSTTPKF, encoded by the exons CAACAAGCTTTGGAGCTGGCTCTGGATCGTGCAGAG tatgtcATTGAAAGTGCCCGACAGAGACCTCCCAAAAGAAAATACTTACCTAGTGGAAG aaaatctaTATTTCAAAAACTTTATGACTTATATATTGAAGAATGTGAAAAAGAACCTGAAGTTAAG cagaaattaaGAAGAAATGTGAACTTGTTAGAGAAGCTTGTTATGCAAGAGACATTGTCATGTTTAGTGGTCAACCTGTACCCAGGAAATGAGGGATATTCTCTGATGCTCAGGGGAAAAAATGGATCAG attCTGAGACAATTCGACTGCCTTATGAAGAAGGAGAGTTGCTTGAATACTTGGATGCAGAAGAATTACCTCCTATTTTGGTTGATCTCTTGGAAAAATCTCAG GTTAATATTTTTCATTGCGGCTGTGTCATAGCAGAAGTACGTGACTACAGGCAGTCTAGTAATATGAAATCTCCTGGTTACCAAAGTAGACATATTCTTTTACGTCCAACAATGCAG acTTTAATCTGTGATGTACATTCAATAACAAGTGATAACCATAAATGGACCCAg GAAGACAAACTATTGCTTGAGAGCCAACTGATCTTAGCTACAGCTGAACCACTGTGTCTGGACCCTTCTGTAGCAGTGACCTGCACTGCAAACAGGCTGCTGTATAATAAGCAGAAGATGAACACGCGCCCCATGAAACG GTGTTTCAAGAGATATTCTAGGTCCTCTCTGAATCGACAGCAGGATCTCTCTCATTGTCCACCTCCTCCTCAGCTAAGATTACTCGATTtcctacaaaaaaggaaagaaagaaaagcaggtcagcattatgacCTCAAAATTTCTAAAGCAGGAAAT tGTGTAGATATGTGGAAACAGAGTCCCTGTAACTTGGCTATCCCTTCTGAAGTGGAT GTGGAGAAATATGCTAAAGTGGAAAAGTCTATCAAATCTGATGACTCACAACCAACAGTCTGGCCCGCCCAT gatgtgAAAGATGATTATGTATTTGAAAGTGAAACTGGTAATCAGTATCAGAAAACAAAGCTGACCATCATGCAATCACTTGGTGACCCTCTGTACTATGGTAAAATACAGCCAtgcagaaaagaggaagaaagtgaCAGCCAGGCATCTGCGTCCCA CTTCTCCACAGATGACCATTCAAATTG gttcATTATTGGATCAAAGACTGATGCTGAGag GGTAGTCAGTCAGTATCAGGAGTTGGTCCAGAACGAAGCCAAATGTGCAGTCAAGATGTCACACAGCTCCAGTGGCTCAGCCAGTCTGAATCAGCTTTCTCCAGGGAAAGAAACTGAA CAGCCTGAGAATGTGTCAGTTCAGTCTTCGGTATTGGGGAAGGGAGTAAAACATCGACCACCACCAATCAAACTTCCCTCAAGCTCAGGAAGTAGTTCCTCAG GTAACTATTTTACTCCACAACAGGCAAGCAGCTTTCTTAAATCTCCAACTCCTCCTCCTACTTCTAAGCCCCCAAGTCTTTCTCGGAAGTCATCTGTGGATCTCAGTCAAGTCGGCATGCTTTCTCCAGCTGCCCTATCACCTGCCAGCTCATCACAAA GATCTGGAACTCCTAAGCCATCTACTCCTACACCAACCCCTTCATCGACCCCACACCCTCCTGACGCTCAGAGCTCAACTCCTAGTGCCCCTTCTGCCACCCCTACTCCCCACGATTCAGGCTTCACCCCTCAGCCCACTCTGTTAACTCAGTTTGCTCAGCAGCAAAGGTCTCTGAGCCAGGCAGTGCCTGTAACGACCATTCCTCTTTCCACCATGGCGACATCCACACCTGCAGGAACCACAGCCACCCAGGGCACGGCAAACTCTGCTGGACTTAACTTCATCAATGTAGTGGGCTCTGTTTG TGGAGCCCAGGCTTTGATGAGTGGTTCAAACCCCATGCTGGGCTGTACCCCTGGTGCCATAACTCCTGCAGGAATTAATCTGAGTGGACTTCTTCCCTCAGGAGGTCTGCTCCCAAGTACACTGCCAGGTGCAATGCAGGCACCTTCTCAAGCAG GTGTTCCATTTGgtttaaaaaatacttcaaatcTCAGGCCCTTAAATCTACTGCAG CTTCCCGGAGGTTCACTCATTTTTAACactctgcagcagcagcagcagcagcagcagcagcagcagctcactCAGTTTACTCCCCAACAACCACCTCAGCAACCAACGACTTCTAGTCCTCAACAGCCAGGGGAGCAG GGTTCTGAACAAGGTTCAACCAGCCACGAACAGGCTGCTGCTGTAATTAACCTCACTGGAGTAGGGAATTTCATGCAGTCCCAGGCAGCTG TGCTGTCTCAGCTTGGCTCTGCCGAGAACAGACCTGAGCAAAGCCTCCCTCAGCAGAGACTCCAGCTCTCCTCTGCCTttcaacagcagcagcaacagatCCAA CAGTTGCGATTCTTGCAGCATCAAATGGCtatggcagcagcagcagcacaaaCAGCTCAGCTACATCGTCATCGGCATACAGGCAGCCAgtcaaaaagtaaaatgaagagaGGCACGTCAACCACTCCTAAATTCTGA
- the SUPT20H gene encoding transcription factor SPT20 homolog isoform X3: MIQQQALELALDRAEYVIESARQRPPKRKYLPSGRKSIFQKLYDLYIEECEKEPEVKQKLRRNVNLLEKLVMQETLSCLVVNLYPGNEGYSLMLRGKNGSDSETIRLPYEEGELLEYLDAEELPPILVDLLEKSQVNIFHCGCVIAEVRDYRQSSNMKSPGYQSRHILLRPTMQTLICDVHSITSDNHKWTQEDKLLLESQLILATAEPLCLDPSVAVTCTANRLLYNKQKMNTRPMKRCFKRYSRSSLNRQQDLSHCPPPPQLRLLDFLQKRKERKAGQHYDLKISKAGNCVDMWKQSPCNLAIPSEVDVEKYAKVEKSIKSDDSQPTVWPAHDVKDDYVFESETGNQYQKTKLTIMQSLGDPLYYGKIQPCRKEEESDSQASASHFSTDDHSNWFIIGSKTDAERVVSQYQELVQNEAKCAVKMSHSSSGSASLNQLSPGKETEQPENVSVQSSVLGKGVKHRPPPIKLPSSSGSSSSGNYFTPQQASSFLKSPTPPPTSKPPSLSRKSSVDLSQVGMLSPAALSPASSSQRSGTPKPSTPTPTPSSTPHPPDAQSSTPSAPSATPTPHDSGFTPQPTLLTQFAQQQRSLSQAVPVTTIPLSTMATSTPAGTTATQGTANSAGLNFINVVGSVCGAQALMSGSNPMLGCTPGAITPAGINLSGLLPSGGLLPSTLPGAMQAPSQAGVPFGLKNTSNLRPLNLLQLPGGSLIFNTLQQQQQQQQQQQLTQFTPQQPPQQPTTSSPQQPGEQGSEQGSTSHEQAAAVINLTGVGNFMQSQAAVLSQLGSAENRPEQSLPQQRLQLSSAFQQQQQQIQLRFLQHQMAMAAAAAQTAQLHRHRHTGSQSKSKMKRGTSTTPKF; encoded by the exons CAACAAGCTTTGGAGCTGGCTCTGGATCGTGCAGAG tatgtcATTGAAAGTGCCCGACAGAGACCTCCCAAAAGAAAATACTTACCTAGTGGAAG aaaatctaTATTTCAAAAACTTTATGACTTATATATTGAAGAATGTGAAAAAGAACCTGAAGTTAAG cagaaattaaGAAGAAATGTGAACTTGTTAGAGAAGCTTGTTATGCAAGAGACATTGTCATGTTTAGTGGTCAACCTGTACCCAGGAAATGAGGGATATTCTCTGATGCTCAGGGGAAAAAATGGATCAG attCTGAGACAATTCGACTGCCTTATGAAGAAGGAGAGTTGCTTGAATACTTGGATGCAGAAGAATTACCTCCTATTTTGGTTGATCTCTTGGAAAAATCTCAG GTTAATATTTTTCATTGCGGCTGTGTCATAGCAGAAGTACGTGACTACAGGCAGTCTAGTAATATGAAATCTCCTGGTTACCAAAGTAGACATATTCTTTTACGTCCAACAATGCAG acTTTAATCTGTGATGTACATTCAATAACAAGTGATAACCATAAATGGACCCAg GAAGACAAACTATTGCTTGAGAGCCAACTGATCTTAGCTACAGCTGAACCACTGTGTCTGGACCCTTCTGTAGCAGTGACCTGCACTGCAAACAGGCTGCTGTATAATAAGCAGAAGATGAACACGCGCCCCATGAAACG GTGTTTCAAGAGATATTCTAGGTCCTCTCTGAATCGACAGCAGGATCTCTCTCATTGTCCACCTCCTCCTCAGCTAAGATTACTCGATTtcctacaaaaaaggaaagaaagaaaagcaggtcagcattatgacCTCAAAATTTCTAAAGCAGGAAAT tGTGTAGATATGTGGAAACAGAGTCCCTGTAACTTGGCTATCCCTTCTGAAGTGGAT GTGGAGAAATATGCTAAAGTGGAAAAGTCTATCAAATCTGATGACTCACAACCAACAGTCTGGCCCGCCCAT gatgtgAAAGATGATTATGTATTTGAAAGTGAAACTGGTAATCAGTATCAGAAAACAAAGCTGACCATCATGCAATCACTTGGTGACCCTCTGTACTATGGTAAAATACAGCCAtgcagaaaagaggaagaaagtgaCAGCCAGGCATCTGCGTCCCA CTTCTCCACAGATGACCATTCAAATTG gttcATTATTGGATCAAAGACTGATGCTGAGag GGTAGTCAGTCAGTATCAGGAGTTGGTCCAGAACGAAGCCAAATGTGCAGTCAAGATGTCACACAGCTCCAGTGGCTCAGCCAGTCTGAATCAGCTTTCTCCAGGGAAAGAAACTGAA CAGCCTGAGAATGTGTCAGTTCAGTCTTCGGTATTGGGGAAGGGAGTAAAACATCGACCACCACCAATCAAACTTCCCTCAAGCTCAGGAAGTAGTTCCTCAG GTAACTATTTTACTCCACAACAGGCAAGCAGCTTTCTTAAATCTCCAACTCCTCCTCCTACTTCTAAGCCCCCAAGTCTTTCTCGGAAGTCATCTGTGGATCTCAGTCAAGTCGGCATGCTTTCTCCAGCTGCCCTATCACCTGCCAGCTCATCACAAA GATCTGGAACTCCTAAGCCATCTACTCCTACACCAACCCCTTCATCGACCCCACACCCTCCTGACGCTCAGAGCTCAACTCCTAGTGCCCCTTCTGCCACCCCTACTCCCCACGATTCAGGCTTCACCCCTCAGCCCACTCTGTTAACTCAGTTTGCTCAGCAGCAAAGGTCTCTGAGCCAGGCAGTGCCTGTAACGACCATTCCTCTTTCCACCATGGCGACATCCACACCTGCAGGAACCACAGCCACCCAGGGCACGGCAAACTCTGCTGGACTTAACTTCATCAATGTAGTGGGCTCTGTTTG TGGAGCCCAGGCTTTGATGAGTGGTTCAAACCCCATGCTGGGCTGTACCCCTGGTGCCATAACTCCTGCAGGAATTAATCTGAGTGGACTTCTTCCCTCAGGAGGTCTGCTCCCAAGTACACTGCCAGGTGCAATGCAGGCACCTTCTCAAGCAG GTGTTCCATTTGgtttaaaaaatacttcaaatcTCAGGCCCTTAAATCTACTGCAG CTTCCCGGAGGTTCACTCATTTTTAACactctgcagcagcagcagcagcagcagcagcagcagcagctcactCAGTTTACTCCCCAACAACCACCTCAGCAACCAACGACTTCTAGTCCTCAACAGCCAGGGGAGCAG GGTTCTGAACAAGGTTCAACCAGCCACGAACAGGCTGCTGCTGTAATTAACCTCACTGGAGTAGGGAATTTCATGCAGTCCCAGGCAGCTG TGCTGTCTCAGCTTGGCTCTGCCGAGAACAGACCTGAGCAAAGCCTCCCTCAGCAGAGACTCCAGCTCTCCTCTGCCTttcaacagcagcagcaacagatCCAA TTGCGATTCTTGCAGCATCAAATGGCtatggcagcagcagcagcacaaaCAGCTCAGCTACATCGTCATCGGCATACAGGCAGCCAgtcaaaaagtaaaatgaagagaGGCACGTCAACCACTCCTAAATTCTGA
- the SUPT20H gene encoding transcription factor SPT20 homolog isoform X9, with translation MIQQQALELALDRAEYVIESARQRPPKRKYLPSGRKSIFQKLYDLYIEECEKEPEVKKLRRNVNLLEKLVMQETLSCLVVNLYPGNEGYSLMLRGKNGSDSETIRLPYEEGELLEYLDAEELPPILVDLLEKSQVNIFHCGCVIAEVRDYRQSSNMKSPGYQSRHILLRPTMQTLICDVHSITSDNHKWTQEDKLLLESQLILATAEPLCLDPSVAVTCTANRLLYNKQKMNTRPMKRCFKRYSRSSLNRQQDLSHCPPPPQLRLLDFLQKRKERKAGQHYDLKISKAGNCVDMWKQSPCNLAIPSEVDVEKYAKVEKSIKSDDSQPTVWPAHDVKDDYVFESETGNQYQKTKLTIMQSLGDPLYYGKIQPCRKEEESDSQASASHFSTDDHSNWFIIGSKTDAERVVSQYQELVQNEAKCAVKMSHSSSGSASLNQLSPGKETEQPENVSVQSSVLGKGVKHRPPPIKLPSSSGSSSSGNYFTPQQASSFLKSPTPPPTSKPPSLSRKSSVDLSQVGMLSPAALSPASSSQRTTATQGTANSAGLNFINVVGSVCGAQALMSGSNPMLGCTPGAITPAGINLSGLLPSGGLLPSTLPGAMQAPSQAGVPFGLKNTSNLRPLNLLQLPGGSLIFNTLQQQQQQQQQQQLTQFTPQQPPQQPTTSSPQQPGEQGSEQGSTSHEQAAAVINLTGVGNFMQSQAAVLSQLGSAENRPEQSLPQQRLQLSSAFQQQQQQIQQLRFLQHQMAMAAAAAQTAQLHRHRHTGSQSKSKMKRGTSTTPKF, from the exons CAACAAGCTTTGGAGCTGGCTCTGGATCGTGCAGAG tatgtcATTGAAAGTGCCCGACAGAGACCTCCCAAAAGAAAATACTTACCTAGTGGAAG aaaatctaTATTTCAAAAACTTTATGACTTATATATTGAAGAATGTGAAAAAGAACCTGAAGTTAAG aaattaaGAAGAAATGTGAACTTGTTAGAGAAGCTTGTTATGCAAGAGACATTGTCATGTTTAGTGGTCAACCTGTACCCAGGAAATGAGGGATATTCTCTGATGCTCAGGGGAAAAAATGGATCAG attCTGAGACAATTCGACTGCCTTATGAAGAAGGAGAGTTGCTTGAATACTTGGATGCAGAAGAATTACCTCCTATTTTGGTTGATCTCTTGGAAAAATCTCAG GTTAATATTTTTCATTGCGGCTGTGTCATAGCAGAAGTACGTGACTACAGGCAGTCTAGTAATATGAAATCTCCTGGTTACCAAAGTAGACATATTCTTTTACGTCCAACAATGCAG acTTTAATCTGTGATGTACATTCAATAACAAGTGATAACCATAAATGGACCCAg GAAGACAAACTATTGCTTGAGAGCCAACTGATCTTAGCTACAGCTGAACCACTGTGTCTGGACCCTTCTGTAGCAGTGACCTGCACTGCAAACAGGCTGCTGTATAATAAGCAGAAGATGAACACGCGCCCCATGAAACG GTGTTTCAAGAGATATTCTAGGTCCTCTCTGAATCGACAGCAGGATCTCTCTCATTGTCCACCTCCTCCTCAGCTAAGATTACTCGATTtcctacaaaaaaggaaagaaagaaaagcaggtcagcattatgacCTCAAAATTTCTAAAGCAGGAAAT tGTGTAGATATGTGGAAACAGAGTCCCTGTAACTTGGCTATCCCTTCTGAAGTGGAT GTGGAGAAATATGCTAAAGTGGAAAAGTCTATCAAATCTGATGACTCACAACCAACAGTCTGGCCCGCCCAT gatgtgAAAGATGATTATGTATTTGAAAGTGAAACTGGTAATCAGTATCAGAAAACAAAGCTGACCATCATGCAATCACTTGGTGACCCTCTGTACTATGGTAAAATACAGCCAtgcagaaaagaggaagaaagtgaCAGCCAGGCATCTGCGTCCCA CTTCTCCACAGATGACCATTCAAATTG gttcATTATTGGATCAAAGACTGATGCTGAGag GGTAGTCAGTCAGTATCAGGAGTTGGTCCAGAACGAAGCCAAATGTGCAGTCAAGATGTCACACAGCTCCAGTGGCTCAGCCAGTCTGAATCAGCTTTCTCCAGGGAAAGAAACTGAA CAGCCTGAGAATGTGTCAGTTCAGTCTTCGGTATTGGGGAAGGGAGTAAAACATCGACCACCACCAATCAAACTTCCCTCAAGCTCAGGAAGTAGTTCCTCAG GTAACTATTTTACTCCACAACAGGCAAGCAGCTTTCTTAAATCTCCAACTCCTCCTCCTACTTCTAAGCCCCCAAGTCTTTCTCGGAAGTCATCTGTGGATCTCAGTCAAGTCGGCATGCTTTCTCCAGCTGCCCTATCACCTGCCAGCTCATCACAAA GAACCACAGCCACCCAGGGCACGGCAAACTCTGCTGGACTTAACTTCATCAATGTAGTGGGCTCTGTTTG TGGAGCCCAGGCTTTGATGAGTGGTTCAAACCCCATGCTGGGCTGTACCCCTGGTGCCATAACTCCTGCAGGAATTAATCTGAGTGGACTTCTTCCCTCAGGAGGTCTGCTCCCAAGTACACTGCCAGGTGCAATGCAGGCACCTTCTCAAGCAG GTGTTCCATTTGgtttaaaaaatacttcaaatcTCAGGCCCTTAAATCTACTGCAG CTTCCCGGAGGTTCACTCATTTTTAACactctgcagcagcagcagcagcagcagcagcagcagcagctcactCAGTTTACTCCCCAACAACCACCTCAGCAACCAACGACTTCTAGTCCTCAACAGCCAGGGGAGCAG GGTTCTGAACAAGGTTCAACCAGCCACGAACAGGCTGCTGCTGTAATTAACCTCACTGGAGTAGGGAATTTCATGCAGTCCCAGGCAGCTG TGCTGTCTCAGCTTGGCTCTGCCGAGAACAGACCTGAGCAAAGCCTCCCTCAGCAGAGACTCCAGCTCTCCTCTGCCTttcaacagcagcagcaacagatCCAA CAGTTGCGATTCTTGCAGCATCAAATGGCtatggcagcagcagcagcacaaaCAGCTCAGCTACATCGTCATCGGCATACAGGCAGCCAgtcaaaaagtaaaatgaagagaGGCACGTCAACCACTCCTAAATTCTGA